In Bifidobacterium sp. ESL0775, the following are encoded in one genomic region:
- a CDS encoding NUDIX hydrolase — translation MITPADLARMIANASGERAQNGEKHDKLLYTSQSEEHIVRFIEPDGAPTPKMMPHHRAAHGPTKFATLDAQELPVAREYSAGGLIFDDRNRVALIARHSRSGHLEWCLPKGHIEKGETPEQTAVREVHEETGILGEVVDSIATIDYWFTGQSERVHKLVHHFALKQIGGTLTVEGDPDHEAEDAIWVDFDDLDNVLSYPNERKIAWLYAKKLNRQAEG, via the coding sequence ATGATAACGCCCGCAGACCTGGCTCGCATGATAGCCAACGCCTCGGGCGAGCGCGCCCAAAATGGCGAGAAACATGACAAGTTGCTGTATACCTCGCAGTCCGAGGAGCACATCGTCCGCTTCATCGAGCCGGACGGGGCGCCGACACCGAAGATGATGCCGCACCACCGCGCCGCCCACGGGCCCACGAAATTCGCCACGCTCGACGCCCAGGAACTGCCGGTCGCCCGCGAATATTCAGCCGGCGGCTTGATTTTCGACGACCGCAACCGCGTCGCGCTCATCGCCCGCCATTCCCGCAGTGGCCACCTCGAGTGGTGCCTGCCGAAAGGCCATATCGAAAAGGGCGAGACGCCTGAGCAGACCGCCGTGCGCGAGGTGCACGAAGAGACCGGGATATTGGGCGAGGTCGTGGATTCCATCGCCACCATCGATTATTGGTTCACCGGCCAGTCCGAGCGCGTTCATAAATTGGTCCATCACTTCGCGCTGAAGCAGATCGGCGGGACGCTCACGGTGGAAGGCGATCCGGACCACGAGGCCGAGGACGCCATCTGGGTGGATTTCGATGACCTTGACAACGTGCTGAGCTATCCTAACGAACGTAAAATCGCGTGGCTTTACGCCAAGAAACTGAACAGGCAGGCAGAAGGTTGA
- a CDS encoding DUF6049 family protein → MKHSHPCVTDANAPGLRPAISKRISAVAATVTAMLCAFALMVPSGAAFASNPSEADPPESSSEGGGSVDPSSSPETPNPGESGGEQPKPATPTQPTTPQGNATSKEPSPNRQTTSPRSSNSSVSRQSTQSGSQDDTAADDQTSDVDDKTAKLTIDASTPVVTSNSGYHLSVTIKNISDDALPEGTLTVSVNDYYTFASRSDLQQWAQGNSRIQVPNQIGQVAVPSIAKGEKTSLTIDANPDQPSLKNMLSWGPKPVRIDYSFGTLPQSNGRTRTLQKQTYLNTTHTFLTRSTDGLKTANTPPMDITLAMPLTSDSWQTDGNKMTQLMTAGEVDASKIVNAGKLSQAVDQLISKHQNLQVITDPTLAQSLAVPPLSSGIMQPGDFDITTYSAINDGAAYEKAGIAAKAWNAETGVQEYRAALGDNKANPALYAWPGHGQWTIASLEAAKAQGYSTVIAPDATGAADSNTNSTIRTGKYIIHTNAGDITVLTAQDELSRLAQGKPTDKKVDGESSAAGRLARFMAQSAFYQMESPYATRNLLVCFDTSTANSESSAQDAGTLMQTVEQAPWLKLSNLGELNQAEAYLSGEKAAAMVPSSPDIHASALNRTRQALSDLTASENDIDRFNTSILDESSAQSSTGNGEKSGQTGSSNGTGSGADSKSGSGSQSGSASDSNSSSSSASSSDANSGSKTNGDTSGKSGQSTNSSTSGNADKSGKTSDSSKSNDSGNASSSTPTNGSGNGNGNANNQTDTGDAQALARQDADATAKRSKNGCDWIAAITTLQNTIALHALSTSDVVTKRMTASAQNLAAQLMNGITITPSESITVLSETAKMPVTVSNNHPYPVKVKISSLSDSMEIVTSRFATLSIPARSEAQTTFNVRVATSGTATAHLTLTDRKGDAFSAPQSTRITSTLRLSDKSGIIFIAVALVLGALGLWRQFNRKKDPDE, encoded by the coding sequence TTGAAACACTCGCACCCCTGCGTCACCGACGCCAATGCGCCCGGCTTGCGGCCAGCCATATCCAAGCGGATATCGGCTGTTGCGGCGACGGTGACCGCGATGCTGTGCGCTTTCGCCTTGATGGTGCCATCGGGCGCGGCCTTCGCGAGCAACCCATCGGAGGCGGATCCGCCGGAAAGCTCCTCGGAGGGCGGCGGCTCGGTGGATCCGAGCAGCTCGCCCGAGACGCCTAACCCCGGTGAATCCGGCGGCGAGCAACCCAAGCCGGCGACACCGACGCAACCAACGACCCCGCAGGGAAACGCGACTTCCAAAGAGCCATCGCCAAACCGGCAGACGACATCGCCCCGCTCCTCGAATTCCTCGGTATCCAGACAATCGACGCAAAGCGGCTCACAGGACGACACGGCGGCCGACGACCAAACCAGCGATGTCGATGACAAAACCGCCAAGCTCACCATCGACGCTTCGACGCCCGTGGTCACTTCGAACTCCGGCTATCACCTGAGCGTGACCATCAAGAACATCAGCGACGACGCGTTGCCGGAAGGCACGCTGACGGTCTCCGTCAATGACTATTACACGTTCGCCTCGCGCTCGGACCTGCAGCAATGGGCGCAGGGCAATTCGCGGATCCAAGTGCCCAACCAAATCGGGCAGGTCGCCGTCCCGTCGATCGCGAAAGGCGAGAAGACCAGCCTCACCATCGACGCGAATCCGGACCAGCCGAGCCTCAAGAACATGCTCTCGTGGGGGCCAAAGCCGGTCCGCATCGATTACTCATTCGGCACGCTGCCGCAAAGCAACGGCAGGACCCGCACGTTGCAGAAGCAGACGTACCTCAACACCACCCACACCTTCCTGACCCGGTCGACCGACGGCCTCAAAACCGCCAACACCCCGCCGATGGACATCACCCTCGCCATGCCGCTGACCAGCGACAGCTGGCAGACCGACGGCAACAAGATGACGCAGCTGATGACCGCGGGCGAGGTCGATGCCAGCAAAATCGTGAACGCAGGCAAGCTTTCCCAAGCCGTCGACCAGCTCATCAGCAAGCACCAGAACCTGCAGGTGATTACCGACCCGACGCTGGCGCAAAGCCTCGCCGTGCCGCCGTTGTCGAGCGGGATCATGCAGCCGGGTGATTTCGACATCACCACGTATTCGGCGATCAACGACGGCGCCGCCTACGAAAAGGCCGGCATCGCAGCCAAGGCGTGGAATGCGGAGACCGGCGTGCAAGAATACCGCGCGGCGCTCGGCGACAACAAGGCCAATCCGGCGCTTTACGCCTGGCCGGGCCACGGGCAGTGGACGATAGCATCGCTGGAAGCGGCCAAAGCGCAGGGTTATTCCACCGTCATCGCTCCCGACGCGACAGGCGCCGCAGATAGTAATACAAATTCCACCATCCGCACGGGCAAGTACATCATCCATACCAACGCTGGCGACATCACCGTGCTCACCGCGCAGGACGAGCTAAGCAGGCTTGCGCAAGGCAAGCCCACCGACAAGAAGGTGGACGGGGAATCGAGCGCCGCGGGCAGGCTCGCCCGGTTCATGGCCCAAAGCGCCTTCTACCAGATGGAAAGCCCTTACGCCACACGCAACCTGCTGGTCTGCTTCGACACCAGCACCGCCAATTCCGAAAGCTCGGCGCAGGACGCGGGCACCCTGATGCAGACCGTGGAGCAGGCCCCGTGGCTCAAGCTGAGCAATCTGGGCGAGCTGAACCAGGCCGAAGCCTACCTTTCCGGGGAGAAGGCCGCCGCGATGGTGCCGAGTTCGCCGGACATCCACGCTTCCGCGCTGAACCGTACGCGACAGGCCCTTTCGGATCTCACGGCCAGCGAAAACGACATCGACCGCTTCAACACCTCCATCCTCGACGAGTCTTCCGCCCAATCGTCGACGGGCAACGGCGAGAAAAGCGGGCAGACCGGCTCTTCGAACGGAACGGGTTCAGGGGCGGATTCGAAATCGGGTTCGGGGTCGCAGTCCGGGTCGGCTTCGGATTCCAATTCAAGCTCGAGTTCCGCTTCGAGCTCGGACGCAAATTCCGGTTCCAAAACCAACGGAGACACCAGCGGCAAATCAGGCCAATCAACGAATTCCAGTACGTCCGGCAACGCCGACAAATCCGGCAAAACCTCCGATTCCAGCAAATCCAACGATTCAGGCAACGCCTCGTCCTCAACGCCCACGAACGGCAGCGGCAATGGCAACGGCAATGCAAACAACCAAACCGACACCGGCGACGCGCAGGCTCTCGCCCGCCAGGACGCCGACGCCACGGCCAAGCGCTCCAAAAACGGCTGCGACTGGATCGCCGCCATCACCACGCTGCAGAACACCATCGCCCTGCACGCGCTTTCGACCAGCGACGTCGTCACCAAACGGATGACCGCGAGCGCCCAAAACCTCGCCGCCCAGCTGATGAACGGCATCACCATCACCCCTTCGGAGTCCATCACTGTCCTGAGCGAGACCGCGAAAATGCCAGTGACGGTGAGCAACAACCACCCTTACCCAGTCAAGGTGAAGATCTCATCGCTTTCCGATTCGATGGAAATCGTCACGTCCCGATTCGCCACGCTTTCCATCCCCGCCCGCAGCGAAGCCCAGACCACGTTCAACGTCCGCGTCGCCACAAGCGGCACGGCCACGGCGCACCTGACGCTCACCGACCGCAAGGGCGACGCCTTCTCCGCCCCGCAATCGACACGCATCACCAGCACCTTGCGTCTGAGCGACAAGAGCGGCATCATTTTCATAGCCGTCGCGCTGGTCCTGGGCGCGCTCGGCCTGTGGCGCCAATTCAACCGTAAGAAAGATCCTGACGAATGA
- a CDS encoding lipid II flippase MurJ, with protein MSSSVGHNSMVMAVGTAASRVTGQVRTILLAAALGTTGLAANAYQAGSTIPQVIFTLVSGGIFNAVLVPQIVRTLKAKDAEDRLNKLITFAIVLLAGVTALVAALTPLLVRLYVHAGSDMMALSTSFTFWCVPQIFFYGLYTVVGQILAAKDHFGTYAWSSVGANVISCIGFTAFILMFGRASHQPLGYWTPDKMALTAGTWTLGVAFQALILFVPLFRIGIHYRPSWGVRGIGLRSMGSVAGWSLGIVVIGQIANIVNTRILTSAPEKAAAMQHISQFDIAGNASYQNAYTIYILPYSLIAVSVATAIFPKIAQAVADHDIAGARRDLSESLRNVWLLMCFFTVAFVVMPTPIALALLPSVNVKEAILMAGPMSLLSLSLPISSAYLLIQRTFYAFEDGYHPFLFVVLQNGIQIVLVLVGELFISPFNWASLMAFSISISYVLAFPLLLVMIRKRFNGNIDGKRITASFAKAIIATLVAVAGGYLLRYPVYGLFRADIEAGAGVRGGHMNWFQAVGVCFVLAIVVLVLYVGTLWVLRTHELMPIARMLAGKFGIRIPGGAHAESNENTEHSEHGVRVVSSNGANSVIGNSDDIENHDNDIDSSRQNNNFGMTEEIENAGIPGNYGVPDEPEAPANDDDDDNNSGNANSKGAKAAPTTPNPNASSAQPARPQDGIAEPTSSDDSIPALPIEPLEPNDSNESGNGVAPLIDVSDWPVPRSEDAPQATHANNASWLTPRSLGLPYDIDNVLDKPQQSLVPRHAKD; from the coding sequence ATGAGCTCTTCTGTAGGTCATAATTCCATGGTCATGGCCGTGGGCACGGCGGCGAGCCGCGTCACCGGCCAGGTTCGCACGATCCTTCTGGCTGCGGCACTCGGCACCACCGGCCTCGCCGCGAACGCCTACCAAGCCGGCTCCACCATCCCGCAGGTCATCTTCACGCTCGTCTCCGGCGGCATCTTCAACGCCGTGCTCGTCCCGCAGATCGTGCGCACGCTCAAGGCCAAGGACGCCGAGGACCGGCTCAACAAGCTCATCACCTTCGCCATCGTCCTTTTGGCGGGCGTCACCGCGCTGGTCGCCGCGCTCACCCCGCTGCTCGTACGCCTCTATGTCCATGCGGGTTCGGACATGATGGCCCTGTCGACCTCGTTCACCTTCTGGTGCGTTCCGCAGATCTTCTTCTACGGCCTTTACACGGTGGTCGGGCAAATACTGGCGGCGAAGGACCATTTCGGCACGTACGCCTGGAGCTCGGTAGGGGCCAACGTCATCAGCTGCATCGGCTTCACCGCCTTCATCCTGATGTTCGGCCGCGCCAGCCACCAGCCGCTGGGCTACTGGACCCCAGACAAGATGGCGCTGACCGCCGGCACATGGACGCTCGGTGTGGCCTTCCAGGCGCTCATCCTCTTCGTCCCGCTCTTCCGCATCGGCATCCATTACCGCCCGAGCTGGGGCGTCCGCGGCATCGGCCTGCGCTCGATGGGCTCGGTGGCGGGCTGGAGCCTCGGCATCGTGGTCATCGGCCAGATCGCCAACATCGTCAACACCCGCATCCTCACCAGCGCGCCCGAAAAGGCCGCCGCGATGCAGCACATCAGCCAGTTCGACATCGCCGGCAACGCCTCGTACCAGAACGCCTACACCATCTACATCCTGCCGTATTCGCTCATCGCGGTGTCGGTGGCCACGGCCATCTTCCCGAAAATCGCGCAAGCCGTCGCCGACCACGACATCGCCGGCGCGCGCCGCGACCTGAGCGAGTCGCTGCGCAACGTGTGGCTGTTGATGTGCTTCTTCACCGTCGCCTTCGTGGTGATGCCCACGCCCATCGCGCTGGCCCTGCTGCCGAGCGTCAACGTCAAGGAAGCGATACTGATGGCCGGGCCGATGAGCCTGCTTTCGCTGAGCCTGCCGATTTCCTCGGCCTACCTGCTCATCCAGCGCACGTTCTACGCCTTCGAGGACGGCTACCACCCCTTCCTCTTCGTCGTCCTGCAGAATGGCATACAGATCGTGCTCGTGCTGGTTGGAGAGCTGTTCATCTCGCCGTTCAACTGGGCCTCGCTGATGGCGTTCTCCATCTCCATCAGCTACGTGCTCGCCTTCCCGCTACTGCTGGTGATGATCCGCAAGCGTTTCAACGGCAACATCGACGGCAAACGCATCACCGCCAGCTTCGCCAAGGCCATCATCGCCACGTTGGTCGCCGTCGCCGGCGGCTACCTGCTGCGCTACCCGGTCTACGGGCTTTTCCGCGCGGACATCGAGGCCGGTGCCGGGGTACGCGGTGGACACATGAACTGGTTCCAGGCTGTGGGCGTCTGCTTCGTGCTCGCCATCGTCGTTTTGGTGCTCTATGTGGGTACATTGTGGGTACTTCGTACACACGAATTGATGCCCATCGCACGCATGCTGGCCGGCAAGTTCGGCATCAGAATCCCCGGCGGAGCGCACGCCGAGAGCAACGAAAACACCGAGCATTCGGAGCATGGCGTCAGAGTGGTTTCCAGCAATGGCGCCAATAGCGTTATCGGAAACAGCGATGACATTGAGAACCATGACAACGACATCGACAGTTCACGGCAGAACAATAATTTCGGCATGACCGAGGAAATCGAGAACGCCGGAATACCCGGTAATTACGGTGTCCCCGATGAACCCGAAGCGCCCGCCAACGACGATGACGATGACAACAATTCCGGCAACGCCAATAGCAAAGGCGCCAAAGCCGCGCCGACGACCCCAAACCCGAACGCTTCATCCGCACAACCAGCGCGACCGCAAGACGGAATTGCGGAACCGACCTCTTCCGATGATTCAATTCCAGCGCTGCCCATCGAACCGCTTGAGCCCAACGATTCCAACGAATCAGGCAACGGTGTAGCCCCGTTGATCGACGTGTCCGACTGGCCGGTCCCGCGCAGCGAGGACGCCCCGCAAGCCACGCATGCCAACAACGCCAGCTGGCTCACCCCGCGCTCTCTTGGCCTGCCCTACGACATCGACAACGTGCTCGACAAACCGCAGCAATCACTGGTGCCCCGCCACGCAAAGGACTGA
- a CDS encoding PLP-dependent aminotransferase family protein encodes MSEPKNISGSSSEPKATSTKAATAETKTPESKVFKNDPWYDSYAARADNMRASEIRALFATASRPDVVSLAGGMPYLDYLPFKELSELIAKMLVDKGDVAWQYGSAQGDPHLREDVLQIMALEGIKDVQPDDVVISNGSQNAIDLVTRIMCDPGDVVIAEAPNYVGALGVFSSFQVDVVNAQTDKDGLIPESFEKTIKAQLAAGKKVKFLYTVPNFHNPAGVTMSVERRPRIIEIARKYHVLIVEDNPYGLLGFDGQTYPALRSMDSENVVYLSSFSKIIAPGMRIAWIVAPPGIRKKLILANEASILCPPNMSQMTITTYLDNFDWKNQISQYRGMYKERCDTMDAALREYLPYCSWNKPKGGFYIWLKIPEGLNSKEMLPRAITAKVAYVAGTGFYLDGSGTHHMRLSFCYPTPDKITLGIKRLAGVMNNELKTAELFGTAKADADKTNKKD; translated from the coding sequence ATGTCTGAGCCCAAGAACATTTCCGGAAGTTCAAGCGAACCGAAAGCCACAAGCACGAAGGCCGCGACCGCTGAGACGAAAACTCCCGAATCCAAGGTCTTCAAGAACGACCCATGGTATGACTCCTACGCGGCACGCGCCGACAATATGCGTGCCTCCGAGATCCGGGCTTTGTTTGCGACCGCCTCGCGCCCAGACGTGGTCTCGCTGGCCGGTGGCATGCCCTATTTGGACTATCTGCCATTCAAAGAGCTTTCGGAGCTTATCGCCAAGATGCTCGTGGACAAGGGCGACGTGGCCTGGCAATATGGCTCGGCGCAAGGCGACCCGCACCTGCGCGAAGATGTATTGCAAATCATGGCGCTTGAGGGCATCAAGGACGTGCAGCCTGACGACGTGGTGATCTCCAACGGTTCGCAGAACGCCATCGATCTGGTCACGCGCATCATGTGCGACCCGGGCGATGTCGTGATCGCCGAAGCCCCGAATTACGTGGGTGCGCTCGGCGTCTTCTCGTCCTTCCAGGTCGACGTGGTCAACGCACAAACCGACAAGGACGGGCTGATCCCCGAATCGTTCGAAAAGACCATCAAGGCCCAGCTTGCGGCCGGCAAAAAGGTCAAGTTCCTCTATACCGTCCCCAATTTCCACAACCCCGCCGGCGTGACGATGAGCGTCGAACGCCGCCCGCGCATCATCGAAATCGCGCGCAAATACCACGTGCTCATCGTCGAAGACAATCCTTACGGCCTGCTCGGTTTCGACGGGCAGACCTACCCCGCGCTGCGTTCGATGGACTCCGAAAACGTCGTCTACCTTTCCAGCTTCTCCAAGATCATCGCGCCAGGCATGCGCATCGCGTGGATCGTGGCGCCTCCGGGAATCCGCAAGAAGCTCATTCTGGCCAACGAGGCGTCGATCCTCTGCCCGCCGAACATGAGCCAGATGACCATCACCACCTACCTCGACAACTTCGACTGGAAGAACCAGATCAGCCAGTACCGCGGCATGTACAAGGAACGTTGCGACACCATGGACGCGGCGCTGCGCGAGTATTTGCCGTACTGTTCGTGGAACAAGCCCAAGGGCGGCTTCTACATCTGGCTGAAGATCCCCGAAGGCCTGAATTCCAAGGAAATGCTGCCTCGCGCCATCACCGCGAAAGTCGCCTACGTGGCCGGCACCGGCTTCTACCTCGACGGCAGCGGCACGCACCACATGCGCCTTTCGTTCTGCTACCCGACGCCGGACAAAATCACGCTTGGCATCAAGCGACTTGCGGGCGTGATGAACAACGAGCTCAAGACCGCCGAACTCTTCGGCACCGCCAAGGCCGACGCGGACAAGACGAACAAGAAAGACTGA